Below is a genomic region from Candidatus Methanoperedens sp..
CATGGATCTTCCGCAGAAACCTGAAAACCAAAACGCGCTGGAATACTATATTAAAGAACTGGAAAGCTTGAAATGCGTTCTGGAAAACCTGACAGGCAATAAAATTACTGACGCTAAACTCAGGAATGAAATAAAGTCTGCAAATGAAACAAGGAAATTGCTCCATGAACTCTATGAGTTAAGAAAAAGAGACTCGCCGCCAATCAGGGGAACAGAGATGCTAAAAGTTCTTCAGCAGATGCATTTTCTGTCGCCTGATGGGTTTAGAAAGAATCTTGTTTTACTGCTCGATGAGCTGAAAGTCAAGAAAAGAGAGAACTCCGGGCCGAGGATTATGATATCCGGCTGCCCGATGGCATCGGGAAATATGAAGGTTCCGGAAATTATTGAGAATCGTGGCGGGTTGATCGTGGTAGAGGAAAGCTGCACCGGAACAAGAGCATTCTGGGATTTAGTTGATGAGAATAAAGAGCTAATGAGAGCCCTGGCAGAGAGATATCTGAAGATCCCCTGTGCCTGCATGTATCCGAACGATCGAAGAATCGATCAGATCCTGAGGCTTGCCGGGGATTTCAATGTTGACGGGGTTGTATATTATACCCTTCAGTTCTGCCATGGATACAATGTTGAGAAATACAGGGTTGCAGAAGCTTTGAAAAAGTCAGGTATTCCGCTCCTTTCCATAGAATCGGATTACAGCGGGGCTGACACTGAACAGATAAAGACAAGAGTGGATGCCTTTCTGGAGATGCTTGAATGATATCTATTGGAATTGATTCAGGAGCTGCGACCACCAAGGCCGTTGTGCTTTGTGAAAATAAAATCACAGGATACGCCATTATACCTACAGGTTTTGATTTTAGGAAAGCGGGGGAGGCGGCGTACCAGGAAGTACTGTCAAAGAGCGGTATGGACGAGACCGGGATTGGAAAAATCCTGGCAACAGGATATGGCAGAAGCAGTATTGGTTTTGCAGATAAAACTATCAGCGAGATCACAGCCCATGCCAGGGGTGTTTGCTATCTTATCCCGGCAGCACATACGATAATCGATATTGGCGGCCAGGATAGCAAGGTGATCAGCATGGAGAATGGTAAAGTTGTGGATTTCCTGATGAATGACAGGTGTGCGGCTG
It encodes:
- a CDS encoding 2-hydroxyacyl-CoA dehydratase → MDKIVENIVFIKSLDLFKDAFPERIDQILKNKEEGKKIVGTLCLYVPDELIYACGVDRVILCGGRSAPIEAAEQYLPRNLCPLIKSSFGSVIDQKCSKTKSCPHFGLVDLIIAEATCDGKKKMYELLNQYIPIHVMDLPQKPENQNALEYYIKELESLKCVLENLTGNKITDAKLRNEIKSANETRKLLHELYELRKRDSPPIRGTEMLKVLQQMHFLSPDGFRKNLVLLLDELKVKKRENSGPRIMISGCPMASGNMKVPEIIENRGGLIVVEESCTGTRAFWDLVDENKELMRALAERYLKIPCACMYPNDRRIDQILRLAGDFNVDGVVYYTLQFCHGYNVEKYRVAEALKKSGIPLLSIESDYSGADTEQIKTRVDAFLEMLE
- a CDS encoding 2-hydroxyglutaryl-CoA dehydratase, which encodes MISIGIDSGAATTKAVVLCENKITGYAIIPTGFDFRKAGEAAYQEVLSKSGMDETGIGKILATGYGRSSIGFADKTISEITAHARGVCYLIPAAHTIIDIGGQDSKVISMENGKVVDFLMNDRCAAGTGKFLEYTAKALEISLDELGTLAQLSKNPAKISSMCTVFAESEVVSLRAQQVKKEDIAAGLIESIIQRTIVMVKKLGIKPDVAFVGGVAKNPGIVKTLEKVLDIKIKLPEEPQITGALGAALLA